One genomic region from Amia ocellicauda isolate fAmiCal2 chromosome 4, fAmiCal2.hap1, whole genome shotgun sequence encodes:
- the LOC136748505 gene encoding DNA (cytosine-5)-methyltransferase 3A isoform X2, protein MAVNVRLTSENSDKFNRFELLSWINGSLETQFMKVEHTCSGAIYCQLMDWLFPGSLNIKKVKFQAHGEVEYIHNYNLLQSSFKKTGVTKDVPVHNLIKGKFQDNFQFLKWFRKFFDANFYGQVYNALAARDGQLILPVHDVPFSPQAVKSFGSPKHTDVKVKIECISDDEAYNQKNKRITYLDVWQETFCWVGPSKLGEIYAYCEFCDLNLTIHHNGKMDLKRHQESKRHHRNMKKKAPMVKTNSNLSNGTIDSFSCGVSTLKFIGKHCTSEMLSKMGNGAKVSCRIARYVLGFKYPKDIASICTQTPYCVYLYRNIDLGDEEKADVVLVGYYDEKNAKNRLRLVDVAQPKAETGASVSACLVDTLKKFDIPIGNLTAFYTDCAPEQGEAVLSRLKEINPKIIHMGGLYHLANAACKSGVAASIMKVDQLISDIHSHYFTCSTANGNLKELFLGTEPYDGAIPASAQCLVFSKIVRKISDMWPDLVTYFQSRSLKDDKVKLIRECLQIHQLRLTFLFMSHALEPLCSFHSKLEKQGSDVAQLLKDASSLLRSYTTRLLLPEAVVKLLKGCDAKLLKTQKNYLQESDLNVGPEVEEYLAQHGKDLGVASDRFFKDVTSFYTAITTCIIQNLPLHDTLLRNISTLLSPTGKLKVTGKVVVELATQLGLCRTPEDCSQLTEEFLEYQLSDGDEAQGQHPTAPLLQYWSAVLRSTTSGNVGQLPIFQKLILTLLSLPYPPLEAKKAFDQAVENGDASLLDDTLTESELDDTRDLDTSVLSVGDTSLSMSSPRKGVACSSSNLTWIKPCAVLLEKMNHPAEEKPSSNEVFIEDDIIWTSTTQEGTTRGIYGWETSLRQKPQARKVFQAGVNPSEDPQKDDNSSYTKKNLESPLIKKERRTSTPNKPPKKSYPYLDGKGFLTGSLVWGKVKGFSWWPGLVVGWRSKQITISMRRVEWFGDGMFSEIYTERLLPFAAFSKCFCNVSFSSLPAYKDAILQALELASQRSGKIFPPCKADSKDDKLKPMLEWAVEGFEPKGPEGFKSPDTPATPVNNKPDVVESPVQEYQPPAKKQKYICKNKSVVEQDYTREQMVEEVLSKGRNIQEFCLSCGTSQTEICHPLFEGSLCLKCKDNLIETLYRYDEDGYQSYCTVCCAGLEVILCGNASCCRCFCVDCLNILVGPGTFDRLKEVDPWSCYLCLPSHRYGILKRRQDWSIRVQEFFINNSAMEFEPHRVYPSIPASQRRPIRVLSLFDGIATGYLVLKDLGFKVERYIASEICEDSIAVGMIKHAGKVEHVNDVRTITKKHIAEWGPFDLLIGGSPCNDLSIVNPARKGLFGTGRLFFEYYRMLNILKPKEGDDRPFFWLFENVVAMGTRDKTDICRFLECNPVLIDAVRVSPAHRARYFWGNLPGMNRPIASSLNDKVDLQDCLEHGRKAKFTKVRTITTRPNSIKQGKSEILPVVMNGKEDNLWCTELEKIFGFPKHYTDVNNMGRGSRQKVLGRSWSVPVIRHLFAPLKDYFACE, encoded by the exons CAGCCCTAAACACACTG ACGTGAAAGTGAAAATTGAGTGCATATCCGACGACGAGGCCTACAATCAGAAAAATAAGCGCATCACCTATCTTGATGTCTGGCAAGAGACCTTTTGCTGGGTTGGTCCAAGTAAACTTGGGGAGATCTATGCATACTGTGAATTCTGTGACCTCAATTTAACCATTCATCACAATGGGAAGATGGACTTGAAGCGACACCAGGAATCCAAGAGGCATCACAGGAACATGAAGAAAAAGGCTCCCATGGTGAAGACGAACAGCAATTTGAGTAATGGCACAATTGACTCCTTCTCCTGTGGGGTCAGCACTCTGAAGTTCATTGGGAAGCACTGCACAAGTGAGATGCTTTCAAAAATGGGAAACGGAGCCAAAGTTTCATGCCGCATTGCAAGGTATGTGCTGGGGTTCAAATATCCGAAAGACATTGCTTCCATCTGTACCCAGACTCCGTATTGCGTTTATCTATACCGCAATATAGATCTGGGAGATGAGGAAAAGGCTGATGTTGTGCTAGTGGGATATTACGACGAAAAAAATGCGAAAAACAGGCTGCGGCTTGTGGATGTTGCACAGCCTAAAGCAGAGACCGGTGCATCTGTGTCTGCCTGCCTTGTGGATACACTGAAGAAGTTTGACATACCAATTGGGAACCTCACTGCTTTCTACACAGACTGTGCTCCTGAGCAGGGTGAGGCTGTCCTCTCCAGGCTGAAGGAGATTAACCCTAAAATTATTCACATGGGAGGCCTGTACCACCTGGCCAATGCCGCTTGCAAGTCTGGAGTTGCGGCTTCTATTATGAAAGTTGATCAGCTCATTTCTGACATTCACAGCCATTACTTCACCTGCTCAACAGCCAATGGTAATCTGAAGGAACTCTTCTTGGGCACTGAGCCTTACGATGGGGCCATTCCCGCTTCAGCACAGTGCCTTGTGTTTAGTAAAATCGTCCGGAAAATAAGTGACATGTGGCCTGATCTCGTGACATACTTCCAGTCCCGCAGTCTGAAGGACGACAAGGTCAAGCTCATCCGTGAGTGCCTCCAAATCCACCAGCTGAGGTTGACCTTCTTGTTTATGAGCCACGCACTGGAACCCCTCTGCAGTTTCCATAGCAAATTGGAGAAGCAAGGCAGTGACGTTGCACAGTTGCTGAAAGATGCGAGCAGCCTTCTCAGGTCTTACACTACCAGACTTCTCCTTCCGGAAGCTGTAGTTAAACTGTTAAAGGGATGTGATGCCAAACTTCTGAAAACTCAGAAGAATTACCTTCAGGAAAGTGATCTGAACGTTGGTCCAGAGGTGGAGGAATACCTGGCACAGCACGGGAAAGACCTTGGTGTTGCCTCGGACCGTTTCTTTAAAGATGTCACCTCCTTTTACACTGCTATAACAACTTGTATCATTCAGAATCTCCCTTTGCATGACACGTTGCTGAGAAACATTTCCACTTTATTAAGTCCTACCGGCAAACTAAAAGTCACCGGCAAAGTAGTTGTGGAACTTGCCACCCAGCTGGGCCTCTGCAGAACGCCTGAGGATTGCAGTCAGCTGACAGAAGAATTCCTGGAGTACCAGCTGTCGGATGGCGATGAAGCCCAAGGACAGCACCCCACGGCACCCCTTTTGCAGTACTGGAGTGCTGTTTTGAGATCCACCACATCTGGAAATGTCGGACAGCTGCCCATCTTCCAGAAACTGATCCTGACTCTGCTGTCTTTGCCGTACCCCCCTTTGGAAGCCAAGAAGGCCTTTGATCAG GCGGTGGAGAACGGGGACGCCTCCCTCCTTGACGACACACTGACCGAGAGTGAGCTGGATGACACCAGGGACTTGGACACCAGTGTGCTGTCAGTGGGGGACACCAGCTTGTCGATGTCCAGCCCGCGAAAGGGGGTTGCTTGCAGCTCTTCAA ATCTTACCTGGATCAAgccctgtgctgtgctgttggaAAAGATGAACC ATCCAGCTGAGGAAAAGCCGTCATCAAATGAAGTCTTTATTGAAGATGACATCATTTGGACTAGTACAACTCAAGAG GGGACAACTAGGGGGATTTATGGGTGGGAGACAAGCCTCCGACAGAAACCTCAAGCTCGGAAGGTCTTTCAGGCTGGTGTGAACCCCTCGGAAGATCCACAGAAAGACGACAACAGTAGCTACACAAAAAAGAATTTAGAAAGCCCTCTG ATAAAAAAGGAACGCCGCACTTCGACTCCAAACAAGCCACCCAAGAAATCCTACCCATACCTG GATGGGAAGGGGTTCTTGACGGGATCGCTGGTTTGGGGGAAGGTCAAGGGCTTCTCCTGGTGGCCGGGCCTGGTTGTGGGCTGGAGGTCCAAACAGATTACCATATCTATGAGGAGGGTGGAGTGGTTTGGAGACGGCATGTTCTCAGAG ATCTACACAGAGCGGTTACTTCCATTCGCTGCGTTCTCCAAGTGTTTCTGTAACGTCTCCTTCAGCAGTCTGCCTGCTTACAAGGATGCTATTCTCCAGGCACTCGAg CTGGCCAGTCAGAGAAGTGGGAAGATATTTCCACCCTGTAAGGCGGACAGTAAGGATGACAAACTGAAACCCATGCTGGAGTGGGCCGTTGAGGGCTTCGAACCAAAGGGACCCGAGGGCTTCAAGTCCCCTGATACGCCTG CCACGCCAGTGAATAACAAGCCTGACGTGGTGGAGTCACCAGTTCAGGAGTACCAGCCCCCAGccaaaaaacagaaatacatcTGCAAGAATAAAAGCGTCGTTGAGCAGGACTACACAAGAG agcAAATGGTCGAGGAAGTTTTGTCCAAAGGAAGAAATATACAAG AATTTTGTCTCTCTTGTGGGACGTCACAGACTGAGATATGCCATCCCCTCTTTGAAGGAAGTCTCTGTCTGAAATGCAAG GATAACCTGATTGAGACCCTGTACAGATATGATGAGGATGGGTACCAGTCGTACTGCACAGTATGCTGTGCCGGGCTCGAGGTCATTCTGTGTGGCAATGCCAGCTGCTGCCG GTGCTTCTGCGTCGACTGTCTGAATATCCTGGTGGGGCCAGGCACTTTCGACCGACTGAAGGAAGTGGACCCCTGGAGCTGCTACCTGTGCCTGCCCTCACATCGCTACGGCATCCTGAAGAGGAGGCAGGACTGGAGCATCAGGGTGCAGGAGTTCTTCATCAACAACAGCGCCATGGAATTC GAACCTCACAGAGTTTACCCATCAATCCCTGCCAGTCAGCGAAGGCCCATCAGGGTCCTGTCCCTCTTTGACGGCATTGCAACAG GCTATTTAGTTTTAAAGGATCTGGGTTTTAAAGTTGAGCGATACATCGCTTCAGAAATCTGTGAAGACTCCATTGCAGTCGGGATGATCAAACACGCAGGGAAAGTTGAACATGTGAATGACGTTCGAACCATTACAAAGAAGCAC ATTGCTGAATGGGGTCCCTTCGACCTTTTGATTGGAGGAAGTCCTTGCAATGACCTTTCAATTGTGAACCCAGCTCGAAAGGGCCTTTTTG GCACTGGAAGACTCTTCTTTGAATATTATCGAATGCTGAACATCTTGAAACCAAAGGAAGGGGACGACAGGCCCTTTTTCTGGTTATTTGAAAATGTCGTGGCGATGGGGACCCGTGACAAAACCGATATTTGTCGATTTCTAGAG TGCAATCCAGTGCTGATAGATGCCGTCAGAGTGAGCCCCGCACACAGAGCGCGCTACTTCTGGGGGAACCTCCCTGGAATGAACCG GCCCATCGCGTCGTCTTTGAACGATAAAGTGGATCTCCAGGACTGTCTGGAACATGGAAGAAAGGCAAAG TTCACCAAAGTCCGTACCATCACTACACGGCCCAACTCCATTAAGCAAGGAAAGTCCGAGATCCTTCCGGTTGTAATGAATGGAAAAGAAGATAATCTGTGGTGCACAGAGCTAGAGAA GATTTTCGGCTTTCCCAAACATTACACGGACGTGAACAATATGGGCCGTGGATCTCGTCAGAAGGTCCTTGGGAGATCCTGGAGCGTCCCAGTAATCCGACATCTGTTTGCACCCCTGAAAGACTACTTTGCCTGTGAATAG
- the LOC136748505 gene encoding DNA (cytosine-5)-methyltransferase 3A isoform X1, with amino-acid sequence MAVNVRLTSENSDKFNRFELLSWINGSLETQFMKVEHTCSGAIYCQLMDWLFPGSLNIKKVKFQAHGEVEYIHNYNLLQSSFKKTGVTKDVPVHNLIKGKFQDNFQFLKWFRKFFDANFYGQVYNALAARDGQLILPVHDVPFSPQAVKSFGSPKHTDVKVKIECISDDEAYNQKNKRITYLDVWQETFCWVGPSKLGEIYAYCEFCDLNLTIHHNGKMDLKRHQESKRHHRNMKKKAPMVKTNSNLSNGTIDSFSCGVSTLKFIGKHCTSEMLSKMGNGAKVSCRIARYVLGFKYPKDIASICTQTPYCVYLYRNIDLGDEEKADVVLVGYYDEKNAKNRLRLVDVAQPKAETGASVSACLVDTLKKFDIPIGNLTAFYTDCAPEQGEAVLSRLKEINPKIIHMGGLYHLANAACKSGVAASIMKVDQLISDIHSHYFTCSTANGNLKELFLGTEPYDGAIPASAQCLVFSKIVRKISDMWPDLVTYFQSRSLKDDKVKLIRECLQIHQLRLTFLFMSHALEPLCSFHSKLEKQGSDVAQLLKDASSLLRSYTTRLLLPEAVVKLLKGCDAKLLKTQKNYLQESDLNVGPEVEEYLAQHGKDLGVASDRFFKDVTSFYTAITTCIIQNLPLHDTLLRNISTLLSPTGKLKVTGKVVVELATQLGLCRTPEDCSQLTEEFLEYQLSDGDEAQGQHPTAPLLQYWSAVLRSTTSGNVGQLPIFQKLILTLLSLPYPPLEAKKAFDQAVENGDASLLDDTLTESELDDTRDLDTSVLSVGDTSLSMSSPRKGVACSSSNLTWIKPCAVLLEKMNHPAEEKPSSNEVFIEDDIIWTSTTQEGTTRGIYGWETSLRQKPQARKVFQAGVNPSEDPQKDDNSSYTKKNLESPLIKKERRTSTPNKPPKKSYPYLDGKGFLTGSLVWGKVKGFSWWPGLVVGWRSKQITISMRRVEWFGDGMFSEIYTERLLPFAAFSKCFCNVSFSSLPAYKDAILQALELASQRSGKIFPPCKADSKDDKLKPMLEWAVEGFEPKGPEGFKSPDTPATPVNNKPDVVESPVQEYQPPAKKQKYICKNKSVVEQDYTREQMVEEVLSKGRNIQEFCLSCGTSQTEICHPLFEGSLCLKCKDNLIETLYRYDEDGYQSYCTVCCAGLEVILCGNASCCRCFCVDCLNILVGPGTFDRLKEVDPWSCYLCLPSHRYGILKRRQDWSIRVQEFFINNSAMEFEPHRVYPSIPASQRRPIRVLSLFDGIATGYLVLKDLGFKVERYIASEICEDSIAVGMIKHAGKVEHVNDVRTITKKHIAEWGPFDLLIGGSPCNDLSIVNPARKGLFEGTGRLFFEYYRMLNILKPKEGDDRPFFWLFENVVAMGTRDKTDICRFLECNPVLIDAVRVSPAHRARYFWGNLPGMNRPIASSLNDKVDLQDCLEHGRKAKFTKVRTITTRPNSIKQGKSEILPVVMNGKEDNLWCTELEKIFGFPKHYTDVNNMGRGSRQKVLGRSWSVPVIRHLFAPLKDYFACE; translated from the exons CAGCCCTAAACACACTG ACGTGAAAGTGAAAATTGAGTGCATATCCGACGACGAGGCCTACAATCAGAAAAATAAGCGCATCACCTATCTTGATGTCTGGCAAGAGACCTTTTGCTGGGTTGGTCCAAGTAAACTTGGGGAGATCTATGCATACTGTGAATTCTGTGACCTCAATTTAACCATTCATCACAATGGGAAGATGGACTTGAAGCGACACCAGGAATCCAAGAGGCATCACAGGAACATGAAGAAAAAGGCTCCCATGGTGAAGACGAACAGCAATTTGAGTAATGGCACAATTGACTCCTTCTCCTGTGGGGTCAGCACTCTGAAGTTCATTGGGAAGCACTGCACAAGTGAGATGCTTTCAAAAATGGGAAACGGAGCCAAAGTTTCATGCCGCATTGCAAGGTATGTGCTGGGGTTCAAATATCCGAAAGACATTGCTTCCATCTGTACCCAGACTCCGTATTGCGTTTATCTATACCGCAATATAGATCTGGGAGATGAGGAAAAGGCTGATGTTGTGCTAGTGGGATATTACGACGAAAAAAATGCGAAAAACAGGCTGCGGCTTGTGGATGTTGCACAGCCTAAAGCAGAGACCGGTGCATCTGTGTCTGCCTGCCTTGTGGATACACTGAAGAAGTTTGACATACCAATTGGGAACCTCACTGCTTTCTACACAGACTGTGCTCCTGAGCAGGGTGAGGCTGTCCTCTCCAGGCTGAAGGAGATTAACCCTAAAATTATTCACATGGGAGGCCTGTACCACCTGGCCAATGCCGCTTGCAAGTCTGGAGTTGCGGCTTCTATTATGAAAGTTGATCAGCTCATTTCTGACATTCACAGCCATTACTTCACCTGCTCAACAGCCAATGGTAATCTGAAGGAACTCTTCTTGGGCACTGAGCCTTACGATGGGGCCATTCCCGCTTCAGCACAGTGCCTTGTGTTTAGTAAAATCGTCCGGAAAATAAGTGACATGTGGCCTGATCTCGTGACATACTTCCAGTCCCGCAGTCTGAAGGACGACAAGGTCAAGCTCATCCGTGAGTGCCTCCAAATCCACCAGCTGAGGTTGACCTTCTTGTTTATGAGCCACGCACTGGAACCCCTCTGCAGTTTCCATAGCAAATTGGAGAAGCAAGGCAGTGACGTTGCACAGTTGCTGAAAGATGCGAGCAGCCTTCTCAGGTCTTACACTACCAGACTTCTCCTTCCGGAAGCTGTAGTTAAACTGTTAAAGGGATGTGATGCCAAACTTCTGAAAACTCAGAAGAATTACCTTCAGGAAAGTGATCTGAACGTTGGTCCAGAGGTGGAGGAATACCTGGCACAGCACGGGAAAGACCTTGGTGTTGCCTCGGACCGTTTCTTTAAAGATGTCACCTCCTTTTACACTGCTATAACAACTTGTATCATTCAGAATCTCCCTTTGCATGACACGTTGCTGAGAAACATTTCCACTTTATTAAGTCCTACCGGCAAACTAAAAGTCACCGGCAAAGTAGTTGTGGAACTTGCCACCCAGCTGGGCCTCTGCAGAACGCCTGAGGATTGCAGTCAGCTGACAGAAGAATTCCTGGAGTACCAGCTGTCGGATGGCGATGAAGCCCAAGGACAGCACCCCACGGCACCCCTTTTGCAGTACTGGAGTGCTGTTTTGAGATCCACCACATCTGGAAATGTCGGACAGCTGCCCATCTTCCAGAAACTGATCCTGACTCTGCTGTCTTTGCCGTACCCCCCTTTGGAAGCCAAGAAGGCCTTTGATCAG GCGGTGGAGAACGGGGACGCCTCCCTCCTTGACGACACACTGACCGAGAGTGAGCTGGATGACACCAGGGACTTGGACACCAGTGTGCTGTCAGTGGGGGACACCAGCTTGTCGATGTCCAGCCCGCGAAAGGGGGTTGCTTGCAGCTCTTCAA ATCTTACCTGGATCAAgccctgtgctgtgctgttggaAAAGATGAACC ATCCAGCTGAGGAAAAGCCGTCATCAAATGAAGTCTTTATTGAAGATGACATCATTTGGACTAGTACAACTCAAGAG GGGACAACTAGGGGGATTTATGGGTGGGAGACAAGCCTCCGACAGAAACCTCAAGCTCGGAAGGTCTTTCAGGCTGGTGTGAACCCCTCGGAAGATCCACAGAAAGACGACAACAGTAGCTACACAAAAAAGAATTTAGAAAGCCCTCTG ATAAAAAAGGAACGCCGCACTTCGACTCCAAACAAGCCACCCAAGAAATCCTACCCATACCTG GATGGGAAGGGGTTCTTGACGGGATCGCTGGTTTGGGGGAAGGTCAAGGGCTTCTCCTGGTGGCCGGGCCTGGTTGTGGGCTGGAGGTCCAAACAGATTACCATATCTATGAGGAGGGTGGAGTGGTTTGGAGACGGCATGTTCTCAGAG ATCTACACAGAGCGGTTACTTCCATTCGCTGCGTTCTCCAAGTGTTTCTGTAACGTCTCCTTCAGCAGTCTGCCTGCTTACAAGGATGCTATTCTCCAGGCACTCGAg CTGGCCAGTCAGAGAAGTGGGAAGATATTTCCACCCTGTAAGGCGGACAGTAAGGATGACAAACTGAAACCCATGCTGGAGTGGGCCGTTGAGGGCTTCGAACCAAAGGGACCCGAGGGCTTCAAGTCCCCTGATACGCCTG CCACGCCAGTGAATAACAAGCCTGACGTGGTGGAGTCACCAGTTCAGGAGTACCAGCCCCCAGccaaaaaacagaaatacatcTGCAAGAATAAAAGCGTCGTTGAGCAGGACTACACAAGAG agcAAATGGTCGAGGAAGTTTTGTCCAAAGGAAGAAATATACAAG AATTTTGTCTCTCTTGTGGGACGTCACAGACTGAGATATGCCATCCCCTCTTTGAAGGAAGTCTCTGTCTGAAATGCAAG GATAACCTGATTGAGACCCTGTACAGATATGATGAGGATGGGTACCAGTCGTACTGCACAGTATGCTGTGCCGGGCTCGAGGTCATTCTGTGTGGCAATGCCAGCTGCTGCCG GTGCTTCTGCGTCGACTGTCTGAATATCCTGGTGGGGCCAGGCACTTTCGACCGACTGAAGGAAGTGGACCCCTGGAGCTGCTACCTGTGCCTGCCCTCACATCGCTACGGCATCCTGAAGAGGAGGCAGGACTGGAGCATCAGGGTGCAGGAGTTCTTCATCAACAACAGCGCCATGGAATTC GAACCTCACAGAGTTTACCCATCAATCCCTGCCAGTCAGCGAAGGCCCATCAGGGTCCTGTCCCTCTTTGACGGCATTGCAACAG GCTATTTAGTTTTAAAGGATCTGGGTTTTAAAGTTGAGCGATACATCGCTTCAGAAATCTGTGAAGACTCCATTGCAGTCGGGATGATCAAACACGCAGGGAAAGTTGAACATGTGAATGACGTTCGAACCATTACAAAGAAGCAC ATTGCTGAATGGGGTCCCTTCGACCTTTTGATTGGAGGAAGTCCTTGCAATGACCTTTCAATTGTGAACCCAGCTCGAAAGGGCCTTTTTG AAGGCACTGGAAGACTCTTCTTTGAATATTATCGAATGCTGAACATCTTGAAACCAAAGGAAGGGGACGACAGGCCCTTTTTCTGGTTATTTGAAAATGTCGTGGCGATGGGGACCCGTGACAAAACCGATATTTGTCGATTTCTAGAG TGCAATCCAGTGCTGATAGATGCCGTCAGAGTGAGCCCCGCACACAGAGCGCGCTACTTCTGGGGGAACCTCCCTGGAATGAACCG GCCCATCGCGTCGTCTTTGAACGATAAAGTGGATCTCCAGGACTGTCTGGAACATGGAAGAAAGGCAAAG TTCACCAAAGTCCGTACCATCACTACACGGCCCAACTCCATTAAGCAAGGAAAGTCCGAGATCCTTCCGGTTGTAATGAATGGAAAAGAAGATAATCTGTGGTGCACAGAGCTAGAGAA GATTTTCGGCTTTCCCAAACATTACACGGACGTGAACAATATGGGCCGTGGATCTCGTCAGAAGGTCCTTGGGAGATCCTGGAGCGTCCCAGTAATCCGACATCTGTTTGCACCCCTGAAAGACTACTTTGCCTGTGAATAG